TTATCAGTGGAGGAAAATGAAAGTGATGAAATACTAGATTTGACCACCAATCTAGTCTAGCCTAAAATTTCCATTAATGCACTTGTTGGGTCTTTAAGCCATAAAACCATGAGAATTAAATGGCGGTTGGGAAGTCAAGAGATAGTGGTGCTAGTTGACACTGGCAGCACCCACCAATAGCTAAAAATGGGGGGTTTGAATGTGAATCATAGGGAGAAGGTAAGAGTTAGGGTGGCCAATGGTGAACTTGTGGGTTGTGAAGGGAAATGTGCTACTATGAGAATTAAAATGCAGGGTCATACTTTCACCACAGATTCTTATGCACTGGTGCTGGTGGGATGTGATATGGTGTTAAGGGTATAGTGGCTACGTGAGTTGGGACCCATATTGTGGAATTTAAGGAATTGTCAATGCAATTCGAGCATTAGGAGTAGAAAGTTTGTTTACAAGGATTTTGTCCTTccaatttaattgaaaatggAAATTTAAATAAGAATCACAAACTGGAAAAAAGGGGTGTGTTATTACAAATGGTTGAAACGAAAGAAGAAAGGTTGTCTGGGAGTATTCCTACAGCTGTACAACAATTACTTGATCAATATAAGGAAGTTTTTGGTGAACCAAAAGGGTTACTCCTACCTCAAATCCAAGACCATGTTATTACCCTTTACCCAAATATCAAGCTTGTTTTAGTGAAGCCTTACCCTTACCTTTACTTCTAAAAagatgagattgaaaaaaattgtaaaggagTTACTGAGCTTAGGGGTAATAAGACCTAGTACCAACCCCTATTCCTCCCCGACGTTACTTGTGAGAAATGAGGATGGGATATGGAGAATGTGTGTGGGTTACCGAGCCCTAAACAGTGTGACAGTTAAAGATAAATTTCCAATTCTAGTTGTGGAGGAGTTGGTGAATGAGATCAATAGGTCTAAATTTTTCTCTAAGCTGGACCTATGCTCAAGTTACCACCAAATCCGGGTTAAGTTTGAAGATATTCATAAGACAACTTTTAGGATTTACAAAGGACACTATGAGTTCCATGTCATGCCTTTCAGATTAACAAATGCACCATCTACCTTTCAAAGTTTAAACCTTACTTGAGAAAGTTTTTgttggtgttttttttataatattctcgTGTACAACAGCTCATTGCAGGAGCACATAAAGCATCTGAGGGTGCCTCTAGAGGTGTTGAGACATCATGGTTTGCTGGTCAAAATGTCAAAGTGCATATTTGCCACCTTAGAAATAGCTTACTTGGGGCATGTGATTTCAGCTGACGAAGTTAAGGCTGACCCAGACAAGCTGCAGGCAGTAGAAGATTGGTCATTTCCTACCTCATTGAAGTCTCTAAGAGGGTTCCTTGGACTCATGGGGTATTATAGAAGGTTTATTAAGGGTTATGGCAGTCTTGTAGCCCCTTACtcacttgttaaaaaagaatcaGTTTGTGTGGAGTGAAGAAGCTAAAGAGGCATTCCAAAACCTAAAGAAGGCAGTGATGCATCGGAAAGTGCTATAAGGGTTGTtcttatgcaaaaaaaaaaagaaaagggaaaaaaaaggaaagaaaaaggatcaTGATGGGAAGGGTGTTCGCTTTATCAACTTATGAAAATGAGCTATATGCATTGGTGATAACAATGCAGAAGTGGAGACCATTACCAAAGTCTTAAATATTTGCTAAAGCAGAAGGTAGGCACCCCCATGCAACATAAGTGGGTGTCTAAATTCTTTGgttatgattaattaatagaatacaTAAAGGGGAAGGACAATAAATTGGCTGATGCATTATCCAAGAGGTCAGAAGAGGAGTCTACTGAGGAAGAAATTGTTCTAAATGCTATTTCTTTGCAAACTTTAGATTGGTTAGAGGAGATTAAACAGGGGCATCATGTAGACCTGAAAGCACTGTTTTggatttcgtaccgtaccaaccggtacggccgaaattttccGTACCTGCCCAGCACCCTACacgtttcgtaccggccggcctcaatttcggccttcaaattttttttttcaaactacaagcttattttttaacccacaattcagactagactatttataatttatatatatatttatatataatttattcatatatagactattattttagaatataatttttatatataatttattcatatattgactattctgaaacggtacacgaaacggtaccggtaccgaaatatttcgttcaaGTGCCTTGACTGGTACGgcttccggtacggtattcaaaacattgcctGAAAGTGCAAGACTTACTGCTGAGATTACAAAAGGGAGACTTACCCTCCACTTATGGAGTGAGGAATGAGCTGTTGTTCTATAAAAACAGGTTAGTGATTGCTAAAGATTAGGCATTCATGCAAAGGCTTTTACATCTACTGCACACTAGTTCTATTGGGGGTCATTCATGCTATGTTAAAACCTTACACAGGGTCAAGAGGGATTTTCATTGGTAAAGTATGAAGTCAGATGTTAAACAGATGATTAGGAATTGTGACATTTGCCAGAATGTAAAAGCTAATTAGTCCAAACCTAGTGGTTTGTTGCAGCCACTACGCACTCCCTTACAACCATGGTCACAAATTATTATGGACTTCATCGAGGGCTTACCTTCATTCCAGGGGCAAAATTGTGTGTGGGTTGTAGTGGACAAGTTCACGAAATATGCACATTTTACACCCCTAGCCCATCCCTTCATTACAAAAACAGTAGCCCAATTGTTCactcaaaatattttgaagTTGCATGGAATGCCCCAATAAATCGTTTCTGATAGAGACAACACATTTATCAGCCTTTTCTGGCAGGAGTTATTTAAGATTTAAGGGTTGAGCTAGCCTTTAGTACTGCCTATCATCCTCAAACGGATGGGCAATCAGAGgcagtaaataaaatattggagAATTATCTAAGGTGTTTTGCTGGAGATCGGCCTAAGGATTGGGCCTATTGGGTTCCTTTAGCAAAGTACTAGTACAATACCTGTCAAAATTCCTTAACCCATGTAACCCCATTTGAAGCATTTTATGGCTATTCCCCACCTAGACTGTTGAACTACACCCCTGGGCTAGCTAAAATCAAAACTGTGGAGGAAAACCTAAGAGCTAGAGATCAGATGTTTCAGTTATTGAAGTAGAATTTACAGAGATCACAAgaccgaatgaaaaaaatatgcgGATCTAAAACGTAAAGAGCAAATTATTCAAGTGGGAGATTGGGTGTACTTACGCCTTTAGGCGTGCTGACAGACATCTATGGCTTACCGCCGCGGCCTCAGGCTAGCCTCGCGTTCCACATGCCTTTTCAGGTTACAGATTCTAGCTGCCAGATACCACTGACATTCACCCTATTTTTCACCTCtctaagttgaagaagaagcttGGGAGACAGATCGTGGCCATCCCAACTATTCCTCCAATGGATTTCGACATATTACTCAAGCCTGAGCCAAAAAGGGTGCTGGATTGAAGGGATCACAAGGTGAAGAATCTTCCTCAAACTGAGATTTTGGTGCAATGCCATGGTATGTCTAAAGATGATGTGATATGAGAACTGTATGAAGCTATCAAGCTCTCATTCCCAAATCTTATGGTCAAGGTGCTCTAAAGGGGGTGGCTTTATCAGACGATGTTCCTGAGGTGAAGAAATCTATGGAGGAAGATGAAGTATGAGAACTAAAGAGTTAGACAAGAAGGAAGTTGAGTTCTGAAATTAGTTAGGGTAATTGGTCGTATGGGCCTAAGGCCAAGATTTAATAAAGAGCCCGTTTGAATGTTAGTTCGTAGTTAATATTGAGTTGTTTATGGGTTAGTTTCATGGGCCTGCAAGCCCATCACTAGTATTgtcttttatctaataattagtAACAATCGGGTTGTTTTTGGGATTCTTTCCTTTCCATTAGTACCTATTTCACTATAGCCTTAGTGCGGGTTTGTTATGtcagattttataatattcctattttctctctctaactgttcttttccctctctctctctaaactttCTGGAGGAGTCTACCCTTGAAGCAAGGcaacttattatttttcttgcattCACCTACATCATCGTCCATTATAGAATCACAGTGTTACAGACACGAAGTAGAGATCTGAGAGAAGACACGACGCTTCATTGATGGAGAGGCTAgcaattcttctttctttgagCGGCTGTAGCTTTACATAGAGAGAAGTGATAACATCATAGGAGATGAGGTGGGGAAAGGGAGAGACTTTCGTGGGAAAGCTAGGTCGACGATGGGGTTTTGTGAGAAGCCGAAAGAGACggagagaaaggagaagaaatgaataaatggGTAGGGTTTCTTAAGTTGGTGTCGGCAACTGAGGTTTGTGAGAAGCGGAAAAAGAGAAACGGACagagagaaaggagaagaagaaaataaataggaagggttttttttgtttgccatAAACGGCGTCATATAGACCGCAAGGGTTAGACCTTTGTGATGTTAAATTCGGGGTGGTTGGCTTcttatgttatattttggacTTTGCACAAAAGTACTACTTTAAAATTGCACTTATCtaaataaattatcttaaaaaatattaagtgttaataaaattcttatgaaaaatactggagtcttaaaaaattaaacattaatCTTTAATGGCATGTTTCTTTTTCGTTTATATTCTGtgaaattattgaatttatttgttaaatttaagtATTTTACATTACATTGCTCTCAGTTCTAActatattaatgtaattaatgttaaatttataaataaaaaagtgaatatgttttattaatgtttaaaaaaatgtctatgaaaaatttgtgcataaattaagttaataaaatttttcccttctaaatttatgaaattaacTATTTCTCCAAGTTATGCAGTCATGAAACTTCAGAttgtagttttaaaattttaaattatgatgtCATGATGTTATATAAACAACTTCGCATAGAGAAGCGGGGTTGGGCTTCTTTGAAATTTGGGGAGAATTTGACTTTTGATGTTAAATTTTTGCCTTTCTTTGTAGAAATAAATATTgctttaaaaatttatcatctaaataagctatgataaaataaaaaaatactaagtgttaataaattatttgttataagctatgataaaataaaaaaatactaagtgttaataaattatttgttatattttaataaattattgaatttattttttatattttaatattttgtattatattactCTGGCTTCTAATTATTTTACATGCAATTTTTAATATCAAGTCTTCGTAAAATTGTATAACAAAAGTAAATGttaaaaaacttgaataaaattcTGAAGAgcctgtttttttttcccttgagcTTTCAgtttaatattcatattattaaaatgtttaaaaaattcagACTAttgtttctaaattttaaattatgatcttacatatttattttataagtgacaAATAGACAATATGTGAATTAAActaagattttttcttatttgttttgaaataaatagtaattattcataaaactttgctaaaaataaatctttaaaaaagttataatattgtagaacattttattccttttatttgtgattatttatatattattttctgcTTTCATTAATGTTAGAAATATCgatatacaattattttcttcttttcttctaataaggtgttttttttttaacaaatctgGTGCTTCTGTTGCTATTTCACTTCTCCTCATTCCGCTTGTTGATAATTTCTTCTACTTctactattcttttatttatcctCTACTTTCTGATACgttctcttatttttcatatgaaaaatttgtattttatttgtttggtaACAACGTTATTGTATGTTTTAATTGTCATTAATCTTTTATtagttcatttaatatattCTATAGGAATTTTTTCCAGTTTAAATGTTTGTTCTCTATTGTTTACATATAAATGGTTGTAGTATTctttatgtattatattttcatatatatcgatgtataattatatatttgatacattcttaattatttgttaGATTATTCTCCCAATCGACACCAAATTTTTAACCGTCCATAACTTCATGGCAAATGGTAAGATGACATAATTAGATGAATAAATACACTTAAGTGTCAATAACAAcacttttcttaatttttatctaactttgtttataaataaaatttgaagaatttggaaaaaattcAGTAAAAGAAAATTGGTACATTGCTCAAtcagaggagaaaaaaaaggagattcACCAAAAAAGAAGAGACGGATATGCATAGTTCAAAATACTTTGAgatcataaaattcaaagaGGAGCACAATTTGAGCATAGTTTATCATCTGATTCACAAAGTAATGAAATTATCTGTACAAGATCAGAAATTGGGTCTTCTTCGAATATCAACTCCTCtaaaaattctcaacaatgaTGCATGCTATCTAACGAGGATGATACTTGAAATGACATCAGAATTTGTTCGAGGTAAGTTAAAATTTCACAACTTCTTCAATCCATTCATAACTCTATTATCAAATACTTCATATTCAAAAAGTATAAAAtctgtttaaatttctttatttactaTTTCATTCGTTCTTCTTTTATCTCATAGAAAAACTAGATGAACAATTCGTTCGTTTTAGTTAGATACTACGGACTATACAAGTTGAGGCAGATTATCTACCATTAGTGCCGTCGTGTAAATATTATAGAGCAAAAAGATTTCATCACGAACCAAACAATTTATGTTGTGCTGATAGAACAATATCCTTAGCTCTCAATTACATTATTGACCAACTTTATCAGTTGTTCACTTCTGGTTCAAATGAATCCAAAATGTTTTGTACATATGTGCGCACAAACAATAACAAGTTCGTTTTCACATCATTTGGAGTAAAGTTCGATAGAAATTTATGTAGAAGAAATAAGGGAATTTACACATTCAGAGTTCAACGACAAATCTATCATTACATCAAGGACAGATACTTGTTTAGATCAACGTGTTTATAACACTCCATCAATATCCCAAGTTGCTGCTATTTGGACTAAATCTGATAATTCTGCAGAACAAAAAGGTCAAAATATTTTGGTCTTTAGCAACACAAGTGGAAGTCATATTGTTCGATATTATTTTGGTTGTTACAATCTACTTTAATATCCAGTATTATTTCCTTTCGGCGATTTGGGTTGACATCAAGGAATCGAAAAGGTAAAAAAAGGAAcaacattattattaaatgCTCAAACATCAAGATCAACTCATCTCCAACAATCACATAATGCAGACAAACTATTTAAAAGCGAAAAAAAGGTCAAAATaacttttattcttttaccttccttatttttaaattttataacttgatatttctattttttttttttttgataatttttgtagtcttgaagaagaaaaagaaagaacaaacagtttcgtgttgtaaataccattgtttcaaattacaaattagAGAACAGAGCAAATCATTTCTGTTATTATCTGGTCGTTTGTTGCTACAATTTGTAgttgatatgtatgttaagactgaaacatcaagattagattatttttgaTCGAAACAACAAGAAATTAGATCAGATGTATATCAAGGTATTGTCCATAGTATTTCAATTGGAGAAActgatgcctcaaacattggaaAGTGTATTATCTTACTTCATCTTTTACTGGAGGTCTGAGATATATGTGCAAAAGATATATAGAAGCAATGTCATTAGTTCAATGTTTTGGAAAGtctaatattttcttaactataACATGCAATCCAGTTTGGAAAGAAATCTTAGACGAATTGAATCCGCATGAAAATGTTCAAAATCGTCCTGATCTACTTGCACGCATCTTTAGAGTAAAATTAGAAGATCTAAGAAATGACTTattcaaatgaatttttttttggtaaagtTACAATATATGTTTATACAATTGAACATCATAAAATAGGCTTACCACATATTCATTTCCtaattatattacaaaataattggAGAATTTACACCcctgaatcttttgatgaaattgtttctGTAAAAATAAccgaaaagacaaaaaatttacatttatataaaagtgttgttaaatatataatgcatgATCCTTGTGGAATAATGAATCCAACAAATATATGTATGAAGAAAAACGATACTTGCAAAAATCAATATCCACaagaatttacatttaaaacaactcttgaaaatgattatttcccaTTATATAAACGTTCTAATGATGGATTCATTATCAAAATTAGAGGAAAAGATTTAGAGAATCATAGGGTTGTACCATATAATTCATatcttgtttcaaaatttaattgcCACATTAATGTAGAAATTTGTTCTACAATTACAAGATAATCGACAAATCGATGAAACCGAACAATTTCAATCAAGTAGATAGATTAGTCTACCTAAAACTATATGAAGAATATATGGTTTCAcacttaatgaaatgtatcctTTAGTTTATAGTCTATATCTTCATTTTGAATATCAACATTTAATAGCTTTCCGTGCACACGAAAACttaaacaatgttttaaattcaaatttgtcAATAAAATTGATGCTAACTGAATTTGTTCTTAAGAAATCAAATTGATTAAAATGCAAGGAAattattaaatagaaaattttctaaaaattttgtttagaaTCAACAGCAAAAAATTTGGACtctaagaaaaaagaaaagcattatAGGCTGAATTGTTACTgcaaatccatttgaaggtAAAGGATATTACTTGCAAATATTACTGAATCACATCAGAGAGCCAATATCATTTCAAGACTTGAAAATAGTTAATGGTGTTGTTGTTCCAACATATCGTGAAGCAACTAATTTATATGGTTTATTGAACAAAGATAGTAGTTTACAAGATTGCTTACAAGAAGCTTGTCTGTACCAAATACTAAGTAGTTTAAGGCATCTTTTTGCAacaattttagtattttgtaatCCTACAAATCTAAAACAACTTtggaaaaaatttgaaaaggaaatgtcTGTTGATTTTCAATTACCAAATGCAACACCatcaactacaaaaaaaaaaaaatggtcttaCAAAACATCTATTTAATACTTGAATCGATGagaaataacataaatatgtaTCATTTTATTCTCATTGATATATTTCTCGATGATGATGAATTTACTGTTACAATTCCAGAAGATCTTTTTGCATCAAAATATCTCAATCCTAAACAGAAAGATGCATACAATTTAATTCTCCAAACTTTACTCTCAAATGAATCAGCCACATTTTTCATTGATGGCCCTGCTGGCACAGGGAAAATGTTTCTATATAAATCACTTCTTGCTCAAATTAGATCAAAACACATAATAGCACTTGCAACTCCATCATCTGGTATTGCTGCATCAATTTTACTTAGAGGTCGAACAACACATTCACACTTTaagattctataaaatttgacaaaaataGCACATGTAATGTCACCAAACAAGGAGGCCTTGCTAAACTACTATGTCTTGcgaaattaattatatgatacAAAATACATATgtccacaaaaaaaatttatagaagtATTTGATATAATGTTACGAGATATAAATGATAAAGATTTTCCATTTGGTGGAAAAGTTGTTGTcgttggtggagattttcgTTAAGTATTACCTGTAATTCGCAAAAGCACAAGAGaacaataaattgatttaaGTTTAGCTTCTTCTTGTTTATGCcctattttgaagaaaatcaaattaatagaaaatatgagagtaAGATTAGATCTTGATTTCTCATATTACTTAATTGAAGTTGGCAATGGTACTGCACCAATTACTATTGATGAGAAGGTCAAACTTCCCAAAGAAATTCTTCTTTCTTACAGTAGTGATGTTGAATCTTTAAATCTTTATTAGATGCTGTTTTTGGATATCTTTGTAATTACTCAGATAATTTGATTCAAATGACAAATTGAGCCGTATTAACACCAAAGAATCAATCagttgatgaaataaacgttcATTGAAAAATTTCCTGGTGAGATGGCGTGATATTACAATTTTGATAAAACAATTGATGCATTTGAACAAGGTGTTATTGAAGATTTCTTAAACACTTTAACACCAAACAAGACAAaactattgatatatatattttagtcgAATATCTCACTCACATGGCAAAATCTATGTCATTAAAAATAGTAAGTGCATGGCCATTGAGACTTATAACTTATCTAGGGATATAGGATGGAATAGACAagttcatcaattttaataaaaaataaatataaaatttgtatataccattaatttgttttaatatttgaatgtcAACATCATGtataaaatacttacaaaacATGGATAATCCAATTCTTTGGTTTTTGAGCTAATACTTGGGGTATGTTTGGGGTTAGTACTGTTCATCTGGGTTTCAGCCCGAAAACTCAAGTATACTTAGACTGGAACCCAAGTTTCAAAATCGGGCTGTAACCAGTACCGGGTTAGCTCGGGTCAAACTCAAGCTGGAACTCGGATTGAAACTGGTTTTTAAAAACTCGGAACCCAGGTTCCGGGTTgcacccactttttttttttttttttttaaatcaaagtctacatgttatgatttttttttcatgaaaaacattttgatgcatcattcaaactctatttatttaatttttttaaatcaaagcctACATATTCCTTGACCACCAATAAAAAGTCACGTGgagaagagagtaaaaaaaatcataaaatggATAATTCATTAGATATAAcatgcattttccttttgagtttctatccatttagttgctagaaatgaacaaaacaaaaaaaaggaacatcaaagcattcaaaccaaaaaaaaaaaaagggttccgGATTATAAACTCGATATCTGGATCGGGTAAACCGAGGTTTTTTTATGCGGGTACTGGCCTGGATTTGTTCTGAGTTAGAACTAGTAACCAGAACCCGGTTATTCGGGTTTCGGATCGAATCGGGAAAAAACTTGGCTCGGATGAATAGGCCTATTTGGGGTTGCACTAAGAggtttaaaaagtatttaaatagccttaaaagtactttaataataaaattgggttgcttggttgacgcatattaaagtactttttaatataaaaaagtaaaaaagtgcATTTCAGAAAAAACATCAAATTCTCTTCAAACGATTGATTATTAGATTTAAAGTTTAATTTCGTCCACATAAGTTTAAAGATTTATCTTGTAGAATCTCTTTTCTAATAGCCTATTGATTATTAGTATTACAACTATATATGGGAAACTAAACTTAATACGTGAATTTGTTACGTCTATCACGGAGAGAATTAGATGGCCTTGTTCATTTTGTCCATCTTGTCCAGCACGACTGACTTTGAATTGTAGATTTGTATGGATATTTTTTAGAGAAACGCATGGCTTACACTAACCTATCTTAATGTGATCTATCAGgtaataaagtttttttattataagatagaatttaacgtattatattaaataaaatcagcAAGTTCTTAATGTGATcattaaataaagtaaaacttttttagtataaaatttctatgtaGACTTGGTATTTCTCCTCTCCTTTGTAAAATACAGCTAGCTCTTTTTAAGGGGATTGGCTATCACAACGAATTAAAAATGGGCCATAATTAATGAAGTCAAAATGGCCTAGTATGAAAGTCCATCAGACGATACAAACCGAGAGGGGGCCGAAATTATTAACACATTTCGtagaagagaaatgctttaggaATATAGCACGAAACAACAACACAAACCAAAGCCGGACTTATTTGTTTTATGAGAGTGTCTTTATTTGAAGAAGCAGAAAGAAACAGTACATGAACACCTTTCCCCAAAAGCATAAACTACAGACAGATGCACAAAAGCCAGAATTATTATCACGCAGCTGGCTATATGCAGGCCATTACAAACAACAAACAGACGCACAAAAGCATAAACTACACCATCAAGCAGAGGTAGATATCTTTAAGAGATTGCTTGTTGAAGATCGATCAGCAATActcatttaagaaaaatataaaagtgacAATTAAGCATAGGCATCAGGGTTTTGGAGCAAGTAGGCTTCCGCAACTTTGTACATGCCCAGGACCTTTTCCTTACCAGCCTTGATTTCCTCTTCCGTGAACACAATGTCACCCTTGGTATGGTAGTTTGTTGTCATCTTATTTTTACTGCCGCCCTCTGGCGTTGGTTCAAACTGGACCTCATGAACAATGAATTCCAGCTTCTCTGCCAACGCATCACCTTCGATCACTGTGTACTTGTAGTAGTAGCTCTCTTCGTTTACCTCATCAATTCGATTCTTAATGGAGCTGATAGGGCTAcctgcatcatcatcatcatcaaaagtATTCATCATCTTATCCTTAATTCAATGAAATAATTCTCAGGCGTTTAATGTTTAATTGTAAGAATacatgagtaatattatatatttgccAGCTAGCTTGCTTAATAATTAATACCTTCAGCGAAATTGACCTGTCTGATGCTGCCAGGCCCTCCATTGCCTTGAATGAAATCAATGCTCTTGACAGCTTGTGGCATGAGTTTTGGAATGAGGTTGTGAGAATCAAGGACCAAGGCTTTGAACAATCTGGATGGAGGGATTGGGGAAGTTAAGTCGTCTGTATAAGTGATTACACCCATGATATGCTGGCTAGATGATTGAAAGTAGGAAGGCCTTTTGACTCTTAAGGTAGATGGGTTTTAATTACGAGTATAGAGCTTGATCTATCTTCAACTAATTGGTAAGGAAAATGTAGCATGGAAAGGGTCTATTTATAGGTCGAAGTCATGACAGTAGTAGTACTCTTGTTCCTGAATACTGCCTGGAATCAATGCCTGGAATACTGCATTcgattaataatatataatgtctTGGGGCGTCATTCTCGAAGTAAGATCAGAGACGGTCTGTATTTATTATATGCGCTTCCAATCTCCTTGTCCACCTTAACTGCATGCACTATATTAATACATGATATACAAAAGGACAATAGTATGGATCTCAACATCGTATTTAAATTAAACACCCTTTTGGTTCGggattatttttcttcttccatctcCTTTATCATCATGTTAAGGTCGATTATTAATGATTGtgcaatccaaaaaaaaaaaaaaattattttatatggattTCCTGAAAGATGGTatacaaaaaatca
Above is a genomic segment from Juglans microcarpa x Juglans regia isolate MS1-56 chromosome 1D, Jm3101_v1.0, whole genome shotgun sequence containing:
- the LOC121234811 gene encoding major allergen Pru ar 1-like, yielding MGVITYTDDLTSPIPPSRLFKALVLDSHNLIPKLMPQAVKSIDFIQGNGGPGSIRQVNFAEGSPISSIKNRIDEVNEESYYYKYTVIEGDALAEKLEFIVHEVQFEPTPEGGSKNKMTTNYHTKGDIVFTEEEIKAGKEKVLGMYKVAEAYLLQNPDAYA